One Planctomycetia bacterium genomic region harbors:
- a CDS encoding ABC transporter ATP-binding protein: MTERAQDEGDVVGAAPLRGRLAALLRERWDLVALVVLAAAPLVVPALGGALGGQVTTLFIYCILALGLNVMVGYTGLVHLGIAAFFCIGAYCHAILTVPMFPFQLPFVVAATASVVAAALVGLALGAPTLRLRGDYLAIVTLGFGEVVKVTLRNLEHISGGMKGLNPVPPPGAGVRIAGQDLGLAFAVDPRWFYYLSLLALAAVVIAMRRLEHSRLGRAWVAVRENELAAAAMGISPTRVKLSAFAMSAAVAGLAGCLYAASLSTTADPNAYDFNRSIMVLCAVILGGLGSIPGTLLGVALLVGFDTVVAPWADAMIQQSGINPSGSSLLSFSGWRLAIFGVALVLVMRFRPAGIVPSRRLAAELHGGHGA, from the coding sequence ATGACGGAGCGGGCGCAGGACGAAGGCGATGTGGTCGGGGCGGCTCCCCTGCGGGGACGGCTCGCGGCCCTGCTGCGCGAGCGCTGGGACCTCGTGGCCCTGGTGGTCCTGGCGGCGGCGCCGCTCGTCGTGCCCGCGCTCGGCGGCGCCCTGGGCGGCCAGGTGACGACGCTCTTCATCTACTGCATCCTCGCCCTCGGCCTGAACGTCATGGTGGGCTACACGGGGCTCGTCCACCTGGGGATAGCGGCCTTCTTTTGCATCGGCGCCTACTGCCACGCCATCCTCACGGTGCCGATGTTCCCGTTTCAGCTCCCGTTCGTGGTCGCGGCGACTGCCAGCGTCGTCGCCGCGGCGCTTGTCGGCCTGGCCCTCGGGGCACCGACGCTGCGGCTGCGCGGCGACTACCTGGCGATCGTGACCCTCGGTTTCGGCGAGGTGGTGAAGGTCACGCTCCGCAACCTGGAGCACATCAGCGGGGGCATGAAGGGGCTCAATCCGGTGCCGCCCCCCGGGGCGGGCGTGCGGATCGCCGGACAGGACCTCGGCCTCGCCTTCGCCGTCGATCCGCGCTGGTTCTACTACCTCAGCCTGCTCGCGCTGGCCGCCGTGGTCATCGCCATGCGCCGGCTGGAACACTCGCGGCTCGGCAGGGCGTGGGTCGCGGTGCGCGAGAACGAGCTCGCCGCGGCGGCGATGGGGATCTCCCCGACCCGGGTCAAGCTCTCGGCGTTCGCCATGTCGGCCGCGGTGGCCGGGCTGGCAGGCTGCCTGTACGCGGCCAGCCTGTCCACGACCGCCGACCCCAACGCCTACGACTTCAACCGCTCCATCATGGTGCTCTGCGCCGTGATCCTTGGCGGGCTGGGAAGCATCCCCGGCACGCTGCTCGGCGTCGCCCTGCTCGTCGGCTTCGACACGGTGGTCGCACCGTGGGCCGACGCCATGATCCAGCAGAGCGGCATCAACCCCTCCGGGTCGAGCCTGCTGTCGTTCAGCGGCTGGCGGCTGGCCATATTCGGCGTGGCCCTCGTGCTCGTGATGCGGTTCCGGCCGGCGGGGATCGTCCCCTCGCGGCGGCTGGCGGCCGAACTGCACGGAGGGCACGGGGCATGA